In Stieleria varia, one genomic interval encodes:
- a CDS encoding co-chaperone GroES, whose amino-acid sequence MATATKKKAKVNLQPIGERIVVERQASEETTAGGIVLPGSAREKPARGTVVAIGSGRLLEDGSRAASQLKEGDFVLFSSYAGEQVEINDVEYLLMREDDVLAVVE is encoded by the coding sequence ATGGCGACTGCCACCAAGAAAAAGGCCAAAGTGAATTTGCAACCGATCGGCGAACGAATCGTTGTCGAGCGACAAGCAAGTGAAGAAACGACCGCCGGCGGCATCGTGCTGCCCGGATCCGCCCGGGAAAAACCCGCTCGCGGGACCGTGGTTGCGATCGGCAGTGGGCGACTATTGGAAGACGGCTCGCGCGCCGCCAGCCAACTGAAGGAAGGCGATTTCGTCCTGTTCAGCAGCTACGCCGGCGAGCAAGTCGAAATCAACGACGTCGAGTATCTGCTGATGCGAGAAGACGACGTTTTGGCAGTCGTCGAGTAG
- the typA gene encoding translational GTPase TypA, with the protein MQLTETKKEIVRRPDIRNVVIIAHVDHGKTTLVDCLLRQSGQFRDTELKGERILDSNDLERERGITILSKNIAIPYRGVKINLIDTPGHADFGGEVERVVTMADGCLLLVDAAEGPMPQTRFVLEKALAAGVKPIVVVNKVDRPDGRPSEALDEGLELLAELGGEDQLDSVGFVFASAKEGYATTDPAVRTADMRPLLDLLVDHLPGPAIEADAPLRMMVTTLDWSEYVGRIAIGRITGGEIRPGQAIDLWGRDGKRKTKIAGLHVFDKLGRVPTEMASAGDLVAIEGLDDVEIGDTICAPDQGKPFKRLTVDEPTLEMVFSVNSSPMAGREGKYVTTRQIKGRLEKELERNVALRVEMIPGTEAYAVKGRGVLHLAILIETMRREGYELSVGKPRVIFKKIDGKDHEPFETLRVEVPTEAMGPVMELVGHRRGQLEELAQRGEYSLLKFLIPSRGLIGLRTRLLNATRGTAVIHHRFESYRPVEGDVPCRANGVLISMLGGKTMPFALFALQDRSDLFVPAGVEVYEGMIVGENVRDNDMTVNPCREKKLTNMRASGSDENVILKPPRDMSLEAALEYIEDDELVEVTPQSIRLRKILMKEADRRRVGRNQR; encoded by the coding sequence TTGCAATTGACAGAAACAAAAAAAGAAATCGTACGACGTCCCGACATCCGAAACGTTGTCATCATCGCGCACGTCGACCACGGCAAAACCACCCTCGTTGACTGCTTGCTCCGCCAAAGCGGACAGTTTCGTGACACGGAACTCAAGGGCGAGCGGATCCTGGACTCCAACGACTTGGAGCGAGAGCGTGGCATCACCATCTTGTCCAAGAACATCGCGATCCCCTATCGCGGCGTCAAAATCAACTTGATCGACACGCCCGGCCACGCCGATTTCGGCGGCGAAGTCGAGCGAGTGGTAACGATGGCCGACGGTTGCTTGCTGTTGGTCGACGCTGCAGAAGGCCCGATGCCGCAAACCCGGTTTGTGCTGGAAAAAGCGCTCGCGGCGGGCGTGAAACCGATCGTGGTGGTCAACAAAGTCGACCGTCCCGACGGACGCCCATCCGAGGCGCTCGACGAAGGACTTGAGTTGTTGGCGGAACTGGGCGGCGAAGACCAACTGGATAGCGTCGGATTTGTTTTCGCCAGTGCCAAAGAAGGCTACGCGACGACGGATCCGGCTGTCCGTACCGCCGACATGCGACCGCTGCTGGACTTGCTGGTGGACCACCTGCCTGGCCCGGCAATCGAAGCCGATGCGCCACTGCGGATGATGGTGACCACTCTGGATTGGAGCGAATACGTCGGCCGAATCGCGATCGGTCGCATCACCGGTGGTGAGATCCGTCCGGGGCAAGCCATCGATTTGTGGGGTCGCGACGGAAAACGCAAAACAAAGATCGCCGGCCTGCACGTCTTCGACAAGCTCGGCCGAGTGCCCACGGAGATGGCCAGCGCGGGCGATTTGGTGGCGATCGAAGGTCTTGATGACGTTGAGATCGGCGACACGATCTGCGCCCCCGATCAGGGCAAACCGTTCAAGAGACTGACGGTCGACGAACCGACCCTGGAAATGGTCTTCAGCGTCAATTCCTCACCAATGGCAGGACGCGAGGGCAAGTACGTCACGACGCGGCAGATCAAAGGGCGTCTGGAAAAAGAACTGGAACGCAACGTTGCTCTTCGCGTCGAGATGATCCCGGGCACAGAAGCCTATGCGGTGAAGGGCCGTGGCGTGCTGCACCTGGCGATCTTGATCGAAACGATGCGACGCGAAGGATACGAGCTGAGCGTCGGAAAGCCTCGCGTGATCTTCAAAAAAATCGATGGCAAGGACCACGAACCTTTCGAAACACTGCGTGTGGAAGTCCCCACCGAAGCGATGGGCCCCGTGATGGAACTGGTCGGGCACCGCCGAGGCCAACTCGAAGAATTGGCTCAGCGTGGCGAGTACAGCTTGCTCAAATTCCTGATCCCGTCGCGTGGCTTGATCGGATTGCGAACCCGCCTGCTCAATGCCACCCGCGGCACCGCGGTGATCCACCATCGATTTGAAAGCTATCGACCGGTGGAAGGCGATGTTCCCTGTCGTGCCAACGGCGTTTTGATCTCGATGCTCGGAGGCAAGACCATGCCCTTCGCACTTTTTGCCCTCCAGGACCGCAGCGATTTGTTCGTCCCGGCTGGCGTGGAAGTGTACGAAGGCATGATTGTGGGCGAAAACGTCCGGGACAATGACATGACCGTCAATCCCTGTCGCGAAAAGAAGCTCACCAACATGCGCGCGTCCGGCAGCGATGAAAACGTCATCCTGAAACCGCCGCGCGACATGTCCCTGGAGGCGGCCCTGGAGTACATCGAAGACGATGAGTTGGTCGAAGTGACCCCTCAGAGCATTCGGCTGCGAAAGATTCTGATGAAAGAAGCCGATCGCCGCCGAGTCGGCAGAAACCAACGCTAG
- a CDS encoding sensor histidine kinase, protein MTDVIDAERAQIGHEIHDALLPLIFAANATVDRIREELPADSTHASRLEQASQWLVQAMQVGRQMLTCIYPPELEQMGWLGAAQDVVRQLAGEGTRVDFAISDAFPGLRPSIDHAEPMPGGQPAASDTTGSASAGNVTQWSKPVAAAAYRIVVEAVRNAIRHGQASQIDVVCGRNSIEITDDGSGFEISDVPTSRFGIRSMRGRAELVGGQLQVESQPGGPTSVRFRFGNNKTE, encoded by the coding sequence GTGACTGATGTGATCGACGCCGAGCGTGCACAAATCGGCCACGAGATCCACGACGCACTGCTGCCGCTGATCTTTGCAGCCAACGCGACGGTTGACCGTATACGCGAGGAGCTACCAGCGGATTCCACGCACGCATCGCGTCTGGAACAAGCATCGCAGTGGCTGGTCCAAGCGATGCAGGTGGGCCGACAGATGCTGACCTGCATTTACCCACCGGAGCTGGAGCAAATGGGCTGGCTCGGTGCAGCCCAGGATGTCGTCCGTCAACTTGCAGGCGAGGGGACGCGGGTCGACTTTGCCATTTCGGACGCTTTTCCGGGACTTCGGCCCAGCATTGATCATGCGGAACCGATGCCAGGAGGCCAACCAGCAGCATCTGACACGACGGGTTCCGCGTCAGCCGGCAATGTGACGCAGTGGAGCAAGCCTGTAGCGGCTGCCGCCTATCGGATTGTGGTCGAGGCCGTGCGAAACGCGATACGACACGGGCAGGCCAGCCAAATTGACGTGGTTTGCGGTCGCAATTCCATCGAGATCACCGACGACGGATCTGGGTTCGAGATATCAGATGTGCCTACCTCGCGATTTGGAATTCGCAGCATGAGGGGGCGGGCAGAGCTTGTCGGCGGACAACTGCAAGTCGAGTCACAGCCGGGAGGCCCCACGAGCGTACGATTTCGCTTTGGCAACAATAAAACCGAGTGA
- a CDS encoding STAS domain-containing protein, which yields MSAITTLTNGEILVVGFSDSKILDSQRIEQVGRELQEVVPQAIHKKLLLNFRGVSFMSSAMITKLVMLNKGCKAQGVNLKFCEVSPNVLEVFKITKLNKLFDIQATEEKALESFDKKGWFS from the coding sequence ATGTCGGCAATCACCACCCTGACCAACGGCGAGATTCTGGTTGTTGGTTTTTCAGACAGCAAGATTCTGGACAGTCAGCGGATCGAGCAAGTCGGCCGAGAGTTGCAGGAAGTCGTGCCTCAAGCGATCCACAAAAAGCTGTTGCTGAACTTCCGTGGGGTGTCATTCATGTCGTCCGCGATGATCACCAAGCTCGTGATGCTCAACAAGGGCTGCAAGGCACAGGGCGTGAACCTTAAATTCTGCGAGGTTTCGCCTAATGTCTTGGAGGTCTTTAAGATCACGAAGCTGAACAAGCTATTCGACATCCAAGCCACCGAAGAAAAGGCACTGGAAAGCTTTGACAAAAAAGGCTGGTTCAGTTGA
- the groL gene encoding chaperonin GroEL (60 kDa chaperone family; promotes refolding of misfolded polypeptides especially under stressful conditions; forms two stacked rings of heptamers to form a barrel-shaped 14mer; ends can be capped by GroES; misfolded proteins enter the barrel where they are refolded when GroES binds), whose product MSKIIAFDQEAREAIRRGVSKLARAVKVTLGPKGRNVILQKSFGSPTVTKDGVTVAKEIELEDVFENMGARMVREVASKTSDVAGDGTTTATVMAEAIFNEGLKAVVAGVNPIQMKSGIEAAVADITKKLHAMATKVKDKEAMANVATIASNNDREIGELLADAMSKVGKDGVITVDEGKSLKTEQEWVEGMQFDRGYLSPYFVNDPTTMEVVLEDCYILVFEKKISSIKDMVPMLEKVVQQGKPLLIIAEDVDGEALATLVINRLRGTFNVCAVKAPGYGDRRKAMMEDIAILTGGQAIFEALGIKLESVDLPQLGRAKKVIVDKDNTTIIEGAGKSSDIKARIDQIRREIENSSSDYDREKLEERLAKLAGGVAKVNVGAATESEMKEKKARVEDALHATRAAVEEGILPGGGVALLRASSQVKPDASLTEDQVVGYNIVLRACRAPLHMIAENAGQDGGIVCERVASAKGNEGYNALTDTYEDLVKAGVIDPTKVTRTALSNAASVSTLLLTSDALIAEKPKEGKGGHGGDHDMY is encoded by the coding sequence ATGTCAAAGATCATTGCTTTCGATCAAGAAGCACGCGAGGCGATCCGTCGCGGCGTGTCCAAGTTGGCCCGTGCTGTCAAAGTGACGCTCGGCCCCAAAGGACGTAACGTTATCCTTCAGAAAAGCTTCGGCAGCCCGACTGTCACCAAAGACGGTGTGACCGTGGCCAAGGAAATCGAACTCGAAGACGTCTTCGAGAACATGGGCGCCCGCATGGTCCGCGAAGTCGCCAGCAAGACCAGCGACGTTGCCGGTGACGGCACGACGACCGCGACCGTCATGGCCGAAGCCATCTTTAACGAAGGCCTCAAGGCCGTTGTCGCCGGTGTCAACCCGATTCAAATGAAGAGCGGGATCGAAGCCGCAGTGGCCGACATCACCAAGAAATTGCATGCGATGGCCACCAAGGTCAAAGACAAAGAAGCGATGGCCAACGTCGCAACGATCGCAAGCAACAACGATCGCGAAATCGGCGAACTGCTTGCCGACGCGATGAGCAAGGTCGGAAAAGACGGAGTGATCACGGTCGATGAAGGCAAGAGCCTGAAGACCGAGCAAGAGTGGGTGGAAGGGATGCAGTTCGATCGCGGCTACCTGTCGCCTTACTTCGTCAACGACCCCACCACCATGGAAGTGGTCCTGGAAGATTGCTACATCCTGGTGTTCGAAAAGAAGATCAGCAGCATCAAAGACATGGTGCCGATGCTGGAAAAAGTTGTCCAGCAAGGCAAGCCTCTGTTGATCATCGCCGAAGACGTCGATGGCGAAGCATTGGCGACCTTGGTCATCAACCGCTTGCGTGGAACCTTCAACGTCTGCGCCGTCAAGGCTCCCGGCTACGGCGATCGTCGCAAGGCGATGATGGAAGACATCGCGATCTTGACCGGCGGCCAAGCCATCTTTGAGGCACTGGGCATCAAGCTGGAAAGCGTCGACCTGCCACAACTGGGTCGTGCCAAGAAAGTGATCGTCGACAAGGACAACACGACCATCATCGAAGGCGCCGGCAAGAGCAGCGACATCAAAGCACGTATCGACCAAATCCGTCGCGAAATCGAGAACAGCTCCAGCGATTACGATCGTGAAAAGCTGGAAGAGCGATTGGCAAAGTTGGCCGGCGGTGTGGCCAAGGTCAACGTCGGTGCAGCGACCGAGAGCGAGATGAAAGAAAAGAAGGCTCGTGTCGAAGACGCTCTGCACGCCACCCGCGCCGCTGTGGAAGAAGGCATTCTGCCCGGTGGCGGTGTCGCCCTGTTGCGTGCCAGCAGCCAAGTCAAGCCAGATGCAAGCCTGACGGAAGACCAAGTGGTCGGCTACAACATCGTGCTGCGTGCCTGCCGTGCACCACTGCACATGATCGCAGAAAACGCCGGCCAAGATGGCGGGATCGTTTGCGAAAGAGTCGCCAGTGCTAAAGGCAACGAAGGCTACAATGCATTGACCGACACCTACGAGGACCTGGTCAAAG